TCCTTTTTTTCCTAGATGATAATAGTTGCAATTCGCAGAATCTGATAGTGTATATCATACTGTTTTAATACTATTATGTAAAGTGATAGTTGTATAAGGCATGTAAGTGACTTATGTTGCAAGCTTGTGTTCTAACTCTGACCTGTTTAAAACCTGATTTCGATTGGTTATTTAGAAAAGCAAAATGGTGAAGATTTGCTGCATTGGCGCTGGTTATGTGGGGGGTCCTACAATGGCAGTTATTGCACTTAAGTGCCCATCCATTGAAGTGGCTGTTGTGGATATCTCTAAATCCCGCATTGCTGCCTGGAACAGTGACCAGCTTCCTATCTATGAACCTGGTCTTGATGGTGTTGTGAATCAATGCCGTGGCAAGAACCTCTTCTTTAGCACTGATGTTGAAAAGCATGTCTTCGAGGCTGACATAGTTTTTGTCTCTGTCAACACCCCAACTAAAACTCAGGGTCTTGGAGCTGGCAAAGCAGCAGATTTGACATATTGGGAGAGCGCAGCTCGCATGATTGCTGATGTCTCAAAGTCTGACAAGATTGTGGTAGAGAAATCCACAGTCCCAGTCAAAACTGCTGAGGCCATAGAGAAGATTCTAACCCACAACAGCAAGGGAATCAAATTCCAGATTCTATCAAACCCAGAATTCCTTGCTGAGGGAACTGCAATCCAGGATCTCTTTAAACCAGACCGTGTTCTTATTGGAGGCAGGGAGACCCCAGAGGGCCAAAAAGCTATTCAAGCTTTGAAGGATGTTTATTCTCAATGGGTTCCCGAAGAAAGAATACTCACCACAAATCTCTGGTCAGCAGAACTGTCTAAGCTTGCTGCCAATGCTTTCTTGGCCCAAAGGATTTCATCTGTTAATGCCATGTCAGCACTCTGTGAGGCTACGGGGGCAAATGTTCAACAGGTGTCCTATTCTGTTGGTACGGACTCAAGGATTGGACCCAAGTTCCTCAATGCTAGTGTTGGTTTTGGTGGATCATGCTTCCAGAAGGATATCTTGAACCTTGTTTACATCTGTGAGTGCAATGGCCTTCCAGAGGTGGCAGAGTATTGGAAACAAGTTATCAAGATCAATGACTATCAGAAGAGCCGGTTTGTGAACCGTGTAGTTTCATCAATGTTCAACACTGTTTCAAACAAAAAGATTGCTATTCTTGGATTTGCCTTCAAGAAAGACACTGGTGATACGAGGGAGACCCCTGCCATTGATGTATGCCAGGGACTACTTGGCGATAAGGCCAACCTGAGCATATATGATCCACAAGTAACTGAGGACCAAATCCAGAGGGATCTATCAATGAACAAGTTTGATTGGGATCATCCGATCCACCTGCAGCCCACAAGTCCCACTACTGTGAAGAAAGTCAGTGTGGTTTGGGATGCCTATGAAGCAACAAAGGATGCCCATGGTCTCTGCATTCTAACCGAGTGGGATGAGTTCAAGACTCTTGATTACCAGAAGATATTTGACAACATGCAAAAACCAGCATTTGTTTTTGATGGCAGAAACGTTGTGGATGCTGATAAGCTACGTGAGATTGGCTTCATAGTTTACTCAATTGGTAAGCCACTGGATCCATGGCTCAAAGACATGCCTGCTGTGGCATAAGATAGATCATTAATCAAGTATACTGCAATATCAGTCAAGTATTGAGGCAGTCAGTttgattctttattattttttagtttttcttttcttccttatctttCTCATAATAGTTGACATAAATGAGGTAAAAATTGTGGGGAAGTCGGAGGTTTTATGTTCTTCCTTGTTGCTTTACTCCAGTCTGTTATGAATGTACCAGAGAAActtattttgtttgattaatcTTCTTTTAATATCACATAGTgaaaatttatgtaatattgAGAGTAATATTTGAGGTGGCAAGAAGGGCCTACAAGAAAATTTAGAGTGTatcaaaattcatataaattttaatggtTGACGTTTCAATAtactttaactaaaataattatcaatgtACCTCTTATTCTGTACTCTAAAGAAAAGTTTACTTTGAGAAAGTTACAATATTAAAAGGATCTTGTAAATGCCTTTTTATGCACGACATTTGAAGCACCGCTCTTAGACTCAAaggtgttttttttcttttctttttggaCGAGAAGAAATTTTATGGAATTAATGTTAGGCGAATTTATTCTTGCAAGTGTTATAAAATTCTTGCAAGTGTAATAAAGGATTTGGTACGCATTAAATGTAATCAAGGTGGTCATTCTTAGGGATTGATCATgaataatagaataataaattttcatttgaagCTTTTGTTAGTTTGAGAATTTTGTAGGTAGAATTTTCTATATTTACTTCATTAAGCAAgcaaattaaatgaaaatttggaGTCTTGTTAAtctgtgccttaaaaatttacattatagGTAAGAAATCAATAAATAGAAAGCTTGTATTAAAAAA
This sequence is a window from Vigna angularis cultivar LongXiaoDou No.4 chromosome 2, ASM1680809v1, whole genome shotgun sequence. Protein-coding genes within it:
- the LOC108329280 gene encoding UDP-glucose 6-dehydrogenase 1 is translated as MVKICCIGAGYVGGPTMAVIALKCPSIEVAVVDISKSRIAAWNSDQLPIYEPGLDGVVNQCRGKNLFFSTDVEKHVFEADIVFVSVNTPTKTQGLGAGKAADLTYWESAARMIADVSKSDKIVVEKSTVPVKTAEAIEKILTHNSKGIKFQILSNPEFLAEGTAIQDLFKPDRVLIGGRETPEGQKAIQALKDVYSQWVPEERILTTNLWSAELSKLAANAFLAQRISSVNAMSALCEATGANVQQVSYSVGTDSRIGPKFLNASVGFGGSCFQKDILNLVYICECNGLPEVAEYWKQVIKINDYQKSRFVNRVVSSMFNTVSNKKIAILGFAFKKDTGDTRETPAIDVCQGLLGDKANLSIYDPQVTEDQIQRDLSMNKFDWDHPIHLQPTSPTTVKKVSVVWDAYEATKDAHGLCILTEWDEFKTLDYQKIFDNMQKPAFVFDGRNVVDADKLREIGFIVYSIGKPLDPWLKDMPAVA